Proteins co-encoded in one Spirosoma endbachense genomic window:
- a CDS encoding DUF58 domain-containing protein: protein MDEFLARLRNFDIQIRKAVNSQMRGSFRSVFKGSGLEFSDLRIYQYGDDVRAIDWNVSSKGHGTFVKVFREEKDQTVFFVVDVSASQQVGPQHRAKLDATKEVCGVLAMSAIREASHVGLYCFSDQKERYIKPSNSLKTGYQLIMSLFKLQPESARTNLADALLFTLNCLKRRSVVILLSDFIDQGYEHNLKALARKHDLVVIHFYDQREVNLPRLGIIPVHDTENGRTVWLNTSSASFRNRLRETFQQNQSRLERLCKQFNANYLVLDSQEDFIPKLIDLFRIRKYQ, encoded by the coding sequence CGATATTCAGATCCGAAAGGCAGTCAATTCGCAGATGCGTGGTAGCTTTCGCTCTGTTTTTAAAGGATCGGGATTGGAGTTCAGTGATTTACGTATCTATCAGTACGGTGATGATGTGCGGGCTATCGACTGGAACGTGTCGTCGAAAGGACACGGTACGTTCGTAAAAGTATTTCGGGAAGAGAAAGATCAGACCGTTTTTTTTGTCGTGGATGTTAGCGCATCGCAGCAGGTTGGTCCACAGCACCGGGCTAAATTAGATGCCACCAAAGAGGTGTGTGGGGTGCTGGCCATGTCGGCCATTCGCGAAGCCAGCCACGTGGGTCTGTACTGTTTTTCGGATCAGAAAGAGCGATATATCAAGCCCTCAAACAGCTTAAAAACGGGTTATCAGTTGATAATGAGCCTGTTTAAGTTACAGCCCGAATCGGCCCGCACCAATCTGGCTGATGCGTTGCTGTTTACGCTGAACTGCCTTAAACGCCGTAGTGTCGTTATCCTGCTCTCCGACTTTATCGATCAGGGATACGAACATAATCTGAAGGCGCTGGCAAGAAAACACGATTTGGTCGTTATTCATTTTTATGACCAGCGCGAGGTGAATTTACCCCGGCTTGGTATTATTCCGGTTCACGATACCGAGAATGGCCGGACTGTCTGGCTCAATACCTCGTCGGCCTCATTCCGAAACCGCCTGCGCGAAACGTTTCAGCAAAACCAGTCCCGGCTGGAGCGGCTTTGTAAACAATTTAATGCCAATTATCTGGTGCTCGATTCGCAGGAAGATTTTATACCGAAGCTTATTGACTTGTTTCGGATCAGAAAGTATCAATGA
- a CDS encoding 3-hydroxyacyl-CoA dehydrogenase NAD-binding domain-containing protein: MIKYSVDQNVAIISWEMTSTPMNVLNDESIPQFEAALQQAFTDDSVKGIIITSAKPEFVAGADLKMILRNNDKEPAQMLKVSSELNRVFRRIETSGKPTVAAINGTALGGGYEICLACHYRVVLNNPKTLIGLVEVTIGLLPGAGGTQRLPRMIGIQAALPLILEGKKVGVQEAKKLGMVDDIADSPAEMLAKAHAWIAANPNPLKPWDEIDRKTGKIVGKDNFKVPGGNVQSIVGVQTFSAGTAMLMDKTKGNYPAPLEIMACVYEGLQVNIDRALAIEARHFVKVATSKVARNLIQTMFLGMNEANKGASRPKDIPKTDVKKLGILGAGMMGAGIAYVAAQAGIEVILKDVSVEAAEKGKDYSRSLLKKGVERGKIDPLKVDGILNLIQPSANVQDLQGCDLIIEAVFENRDLKAQVTKEAEPMLVATNNPAGGVFGSNTSTLPISGLAQASANPANFIGIHFFSPVDKMMLVEIIMTKQTSDYALAVAIDFTRKIRKTPIVVNDSRGFYTSRCFGTYSSEGMELLKDGVNPILIENGGKDAGMPVGPLAVTDEVSLDLVYKIAGQGIKDGFLSEDDTSYQIAKQFVNLGRSGKKAKAGFYDYPEGEPKQIWSGLTDLFPLADQQPSLDEVKTRLLYRQVIEAVRCFEENVVRTKLDADLGSILAWGFPAYTGGALSFVDFVGIDTFIKTCDRLAEQYGERFRPTAKLRERAEQQELV, translated from the coding sequence ATGATAAAATACAGCGTTGACCAGAACGTGGCTATCATTTCGTGGGAAATGACGTCAACTCCAATGAACGTCCTCAACGACGAATCAATACCTCAGTTTGAAGCGGCTTTACAACAGGCATTTACCGACGACTCAGTGAAAGGTATTATCATCACATCGGCCAAACCCGAGTTTGTGGCAGGTGCCGATCTGAAAATGATCCTTCGCAACAATGATAAAGAACCAGCCCAGATGCTGAAAGTCTCGTCGGAGTTGAACCGCGTGTTTCGTCGTATCGAAACGTCGGGTAAGCCAACCGTTGCGGCTATCAATGGTACAGCGCTCGGAGGAGGTTACGAGATCTGTCTGGCCTGTCACTACCGCGTGGTACTAAACAATCCGAAGACATTAATTGGTTTAGTCGAAGTGACCATCGGCTTGTTACCCGGCGCAGGGGGTACGCAACGGCTTCCCCGTATGATTGGCATACAGGCGGCACTACCATTGATTCTGGAAGGCAAAAAAGTAGGTGTTCAGGAGGCAAAAAAACTCGGCATGGTCGACGACATTGCCGACAGCCCGGCCGAAATGCTTGCGAAGGCACATGCCTGGATTGCTGCTAACCCCAACCCACTCAAACCCTGGGATGAAATCGATCGCAAGACAGGCAAGATTGTCGGTAAAGACAACTTCAAGGTTCCGGGTGGTAATGTTCAGAGTATTGTTGGCGTACAGACATTTAGTGCAGGAACGGCCATGCTGATGGATAAAACCAAAGGCAATTACCCCGCTCCACTCGAAATCATGGCTTGCGTATATGAAGGCTTACAGGTCAATATTGACCGAGCTTTAGCGATCGAAGCCAGGCATTTTGTGAAGGTAGCCACATCAAAAGTAGCCAGGAATCTTATCCAGACGATGTTTCTGGGAATGAACGAAGCGAATAAAGGAGCCAGCCGCCCCAAAGACATACCCAAAACAGACGTTAAGAAACTGGGTATTCTGGGAGCAGGTATGATGGGAGCAGGCATTGCCTATGTAGCTGCACAGGCAGGCATCGAAGTCATTCTTAAAGATGTATCGGTTGAAGCCGCCGAAAAGGGTAAGGATTACTCGCGAAGTCTGCTAAAAAAAGGCGTTGAACGTGGCAAAATAGACCCGCTGAAAGTTGACGGAATCCTTAATCTGATCCAACCCTCTGCCAATGTTCAGGACTTACAGGGGTGTGACCTCATCATTGAGGCTGTGTTTGAGAACCGCGACTTAAAAGCGCAGGTAACGAAAGAAGCTGAACCTATGCTGGTCGCTACTAATAATCCAGCTGGGGGAGTCTTTGGTTCTAATACATCTACCTTACCGATCAGCGGGTTGGCTCAGGCATCCGCCAACCCAGCCAATTTCATCGGTATTCATTTCTTCTCGCCCGTCGATAAAATGATGCTCGTTGAGATCATTATGACTAAGCAAACGTCCGATTACGCACTGGCCGTTGCCATCGATTTCACCCGAAAAATCCGAAAAACGCCAATTGTGGTCAATGATTCACGGGGGTTCTATACGTCGCGCTGTTTCGGTACGTATTCGAGCGAAGGGATGGAGCTGCTCAAAGATGGTGTTAATCCAATCCTGATCGAAAATGGCGGAAAAGATGCCGGGATGCCTGTCGGACCGCTGGCCGTTACGGATGAAGTTTCCCTGGATCTGGTCTACAAAATTGCAGGTCAGGGTATAAAAGACGGATTCTTAAGCGAAGATGACACGAGTTATCAGATTGCAAAGCAGTTTGTTAACCTAGGACGGTCTGGCAAAAAAGCGAAAGCCGGATTCTATGACTATCCGGAAGGAGAGCCAAAGCAGATTTGGTCTGGTCTAACCGATTTGTTTCCGCTGGCCGATCAGCAACCCTCGCTCGATGAAGTAAAAACCCGTTTACTCTACCGCCAGGTTATTGAAGCCGTACGGTGTTTTGAAGAAAACGTTGTCCGGACGAAGTTAGATGCCGATCTGGGGTCAATTCTGGCGTGGGGATTCCCGGCCTATACGGGTGGAGCTTTGTCGTTTGTTGACTTCGTGGGTATCGACACATTCATAAAAACCTGCGATCGACTCGCCGAGCAGTATGGCGAACGTTTCCGCCCGACGGCGAAATTGCGCGAACGCGCAGAGCAGCAGGAATTGGTTTAG
- a CDS encoding ribonuclease HII — MLKSYYNADAIEAGLDEVGRGCLAGPVVAAAVILPKDYTHPILNDSKQLTRKQRETLRTDIKRDALAWAVAEVSHEDIDRINILKASFLAMHRAVDSLVIRPEHLLVDGNRFVPYPMIPHTCIIKGDAHFLSIAAASVLAKTYRDDLMEQLGLEFPAYGWARNVGYPTPVHREAIRKFGPTKYHRMSFRLL; from the coding sequence ATGCTTAAATCGTATTATAATGCTGACGCAATCGAAGCTGGGCTGGATGAAGTTGGGCGCGGCTGTTTGGCTGGCCCGGTAGTAGCAGCTGCGGTGATCCTGCCCAAAGACTATACGCATCCGATTCTGAACGACTCGAAACAACTGACCCGCAAGCAACGGGAAACACTCCGCACCGACATCAAACGCGATGCGCTGGCGTGGGCAGTGGCTGAAGTTTCGCACGAGGATATTGATCGGATCAATATTCTGAAAGCGAGTTTTCTGGCCATGCATCGTGCCGTCGATTCGCTTGTGATTCGGCCGGAGCATTTATTGGTTGATGGTAATCGCTTTGTACCGTACCCGATGATTCCGCATACGTGTATTATAAAGGGTGATGCTCATTTTCTGTCGATTGCAGCTGCTTCAGTGCTGGCGAAAACCTATCGTGATGATTTGATGGAGCAGTTGGGGCTGGAGTTTCCCGCTTATGGATGGGCCAGGAATGTAGGTTATCCAACGCCTGTTCATCGGGAGGCTATTCGGAAGTTCGGCCCAACGAAATACCACCGGATGAGCTTTCGGCTTTTATAG
- a CDS encoding AraC family transcriptional regulator — protein sequence MQDYQKLLALNLLAYAVQKNTSVDDLCSRSGLEIDDLRSETKDQLTTVQVNKLWLNAIELSHDPLFGLHFGESLQAAALGVVGELIRHSRTIGEALTHAVAFAHLITDAFVMELDQSNQSVAIRFIPNEERRRESPVAFRQKMDFFMAFTLHEVDGLILRKMQPIRVMLPVEGPDLPEYERVLRCRSIQNSSEYLIEFDHKYWDEPILTADYELQGLLLRKVSAMNDAFTNTKALSERINKFLLANAYLGVPTLDAIAANLNVSSRSLQRKLQEEGVTYQQLTDSIRKSLALHYLQSGQYPVKEVSYILGYNELSAFNRAFRRWTGTTPVSYQREIKQV from the coding sequence ATGCAAGACTATCAGAAACTTTTGGCGCTCAATCTGCTGGCCTATGCCGTTCAGAAGAATACATCTGTCGATGATTTATGCAGTCGATCAGGGCTGGAAATAGATGATTTGCGAAGCGAAACAAAAGACCAACTAACTACTGTACAGGTTAATAAACTCTGGCTCAATGCCATTGAACTGAGTCATGATCCCTTGTTTGGTCTTCATTTTGGCGAGTCATTGCAGGCGGCTGCGTTGGGGGTTGTAGGCGAGCTAATCCGGCATAGCCGCACCATTGGCGAAGCACTGACTCACGCTGTTGCCTTTGCCCATTTGATTACAGACGCATTCGTGATGGAACTGGATCAGTCCAATCAGTCGGTTGCCATTCGGTTTATTCCGAACGAAGAACGTCGACGTGAATCGCCGGTCGCTTTTCGGCAGAAAATGGACTTTTTTATGGCCTTTACGCTTCACGAGGTCGATGGTCTGATTCTGCGTAAAATGCAGCCGATTCGGGTAATGCTTCCGGTTGAAGGCCCTGATTTGCCGGAATACGAACGGGTGTTGCGTTGTCGGTCAATTCAGAACAGTAGTGAGTATCTGATCGAGTTTGATCATAAATACTGGGATGAGCCTATTCTGACGGCTGATTATGAATTACAGGGATTACTGCTCCGGAAGGTGAGTGCCATGAATGATGCGTTCACGAATACAAAAGCACTCAGTGAGCGAATCAATAAATTCCTGCTTGCGAATGCTTATCTGGGCGTTCCTACCCTTGACGCCATTGCGGCCAATTTAAATGTTAGTAGTCGGAGTTTGCAGCGAAAACTACAGGAAGAGGGCGTAACGTATCAGCAACTGACCGATTCAATCCGAAAATCCTTAGCCCTGCACTATCTGCAATCGGGTCAGTACCCCGTCAAAGAAGTGTCGTATATACTGGGCTATAACGAGTTGAGTGCGTTCAATCGGGCGTTCCGGCGCTGGACAGGGACAACGCCGGTCAGTTATCAACGGGAAATAAAGCAGGTTTAA
- a CDS encoding nuclear transport factor 2 family protein: METQSMQVVSDFLTAVQQGNQAKLASSLHPDIEWSQPGNNRFSGTKKSSAEVFKMVGGMFDVSSNTLALTDVKVLTANGNSVACLVHWKAVQPNGGILDVDNIDVYTVENGQITRAKVYSADVAHEDEFWLK; encoded by the coding sequence ATGGAAACACAATCAATGCAGGTAGTGAGTGATTTTTTAACCGCCGTTCAGCAGGGAAATCAGGCAAAACTGGCGTCATCTTTACACCCAGATATCGAATGGAGTCAGCCCGGCAACAACCGCTTCTCCGGCACAAAAAAATCGAGTGCAGAGGTTTTCAAGATGGTAGGTGGCATGTTTGACGTATCATCCAACACACTGGCATTGACCGATGTGAAGGTTCTTACGGCTAACGGAAATAGCGTTGCCTGCCTGGTACACTGGAAAGCGGTTCAGCCTAACGGCGGCATACTCGATGTCGATAACATTGACGTTTATACCGTTGAAAATGGCCAGATTACCAGGGCTAAAGTATACTCTGCAGATGTAGCGCACGAAGATGAATTCTGGCTCAAGTAA
- a CDS encoding VWA domain-containing protein, which yields MEPWYSLHWFDPDLWAQFRFTNPLALYLIPTVGLLLAIRYYLHRGAQQRLNLSLGSVGGRSQAERFNENAVRANQILISSLRFLLPSSILIALSLLLVALARPQLVETHRVEQSEGIDIMLAMDVSSSMTETDLPPNRLAAAKRVAQTFINGRKSDRIGLVIFAGEAFSLCPLTTDHDLLKQYLSELDDKMIDASGTAIGDALARCINRMRESGVLSQDSTQSAKKRSKIVILISDGDNTAGNLDPITAARLAKAFNIRLYTIAVGRVTRSSTSASTIDEGILKTIAGIGSGSFFRAIDAGRLRSVFAQIDRLEKAPVRMMVYEDVQDCYRAYLYWAISFLLFALCLKTTIVGNILED from the coding sequence ATGGAACCCTGGTACTCACTTCATTGGTTTGACCCGGATCTATGGGCGCAATTTCGGTTCACTAATCCGTTGGCTCTTTACCTGATTCCAACGGTAGGGTTACTATTGGCAATACGGTACTACCTGCATCGGGGGGCGCAACAACGCCTGAACCTGTCGCTGGGGTCGGTAGGGGGGCGGAGTCAGGCTGAGCGGTTTAATGAGAATGCGGTTCGGGCCAATCAGATTCTGATTAGTTCGTTACGCTTTCTGTTGCCCAGTAGCATCTTAATCGCCCTGAGCCTTTTACTGGTAGCCCTGGCGCGGCCTCAGCTTGTGGAAACGCATCGTGTGGAGCAGTCAGAAGGAATTGATATTATGCTGGCTATGGACGTGTCGTCGTCTATGACCGAAACCGATCTGCCGCCCAATCGTCTGGCAGCGGCTAAACGGGTAGCCCAAACGTTTATCAATGGTCGTAAAAGTGACCGCATTGGGCTGGTTATTTTTGCGGGTGAAGCGTTTTCTCTTTGCCCACTCACGACCGATCATGACTTGCTGAAACAGTATTTAAGCGAACTTGACGACAAGATGATCGACGCATCGGGTACCGCCATCGGCGATGCACTGGCTCGTTGCATTAACCGGATGCGCGAATCTGGTGTGTTAAGTCAGGATTCAACGCAATCTGCGAAGAAGCGGAGTAAGATCGTGATTCTGATCAGTGATGGTGATAATACGGCTGGTAACCTCGACCCCATTACGGCAGCTCGTTTAGCCAAAGCGTTTAATATCCGGCTCTATACCATTGCTGTTGGTCGGGTTACCCGTTCCAGCACGTCGGCTTCGACCATCGATGAGGGTATCCTGAAAACGATTGCCGGTATTGGCAGTGGCAGTTTTTTCCGGGCAATCGATGCCGGTCGATTGCGGTCTGTTTTTGCCCAGATCGACCGCCTGGAAAAAGCGCCTGTTCGAATGATGGTCTACGAAGATGTGCAGGACTGCTACCGGGCTTATTTATACTGGGCAATCTCATTTCTGTTGTTTGCGCTGTGTCTGAAAACCACCATTGTCGGAAATATTCTGGAAGATTAA